tatTTGTATAAGTTTCTGGTAGATCCCCATCTGCTTAACAAAAGCGATTCTCAATCCGCATAAGTGGAATTGGGATCAGTTCAGTTGTCTGGACTTCAGATTCGTTTGAGTTTGTGCAGTTAAAGCAGAACAGaggaatcattttttatttttttacgaaTTTGCTTCAAGAGATGAGCTTGAGAGCAACAGAGGAAGGTTCAGCTCCAAAGATTCAAATCCCAGCAGATGTGGATTGGCATATGCTTGACAAATcaagattcttcttccttggagcAGGTCTCTTCTCAGGTGTGTCGGCTGCTCTCTACCCAGTTGTGGTGCTCAAGACGAGGCAACAAGTCTCACACGCGCAGGTCTCTTGCTTCAAGATGTCGTTCTCCATCATGAGGCATGAAGGCCTGAGAGGATTTTACAGAGGGTTTGGGACGTCCCTGCTGGGCACAATCCCAGCGAGAGCCCTCTACATGGCTGCCCTTGAGGTCACCAAAAGCAGTGTTGGTTCAGCCACTGTGAAGCTAGGGCTCTCAGACACCAGTGCCTTGGCCGTTGCCAATGCTGCGGCAGGGGTAAGCTCAGCCATGGCTGCTCAGCTCGTGTGGACCCCAGTCGATGTGGTGAGCCAGAGATTAATGGTCCAAGGCCAAAAAAATGGCTTCACTAGCAAAGGGAGCTTAATTGGTCAAGGGGGTTTTGGTTCTTGTAGGTACAAAAATGGTCTTGATGCATTCAAGAAAATACTATGTGCTGATGGTCTGAGAGGCCTATACAGAGGATTTGGGATTTCAATTTTGACATATGCACCTTCAAATGCAGTTTGGTGGGCTTCTTATTCTGTGGCCAATAGGCTCATTAGAGGTGGTTCTGTGGGCAAAAGTGGTGAAAGAAGCCGAAAAGACTGCTCTTCTTATGGCCTTTCTTTTGGGGCTGAGTCAAGGTCAATGCCGACGGTGGCCGTGCAGGGTCTGAGTGCAGCAATGGCAAGTGGGGTTTCAGCAATAATCACCATGCCGTTGGACACAATCAAGACGAGATTGCAAGTGTTGGATGTAGAAGAAAATGGCAGAAGAAGAGCACTCACTACTATGCAGGCTGTGAGGAGTTTGGTAAGGGAAGGTGGGTTTAGTGCTTGTTACAGAGGGTTGGGACCAAGATGGGCTTCGATGGCCCTGTCTGCAACAACCATGATCACCACCTACGAGTTCCTGAAGAGATTATCTGCTAAAAACCAAGAATGCTTCGGTTCTTGATTGAAGGATTAAATTGAAGCAGAACAAATGAGATCGCATAaactcttctctttccttttcagaTAGATATTCTCAGATTTCCTTTTAGATAGATGTTCCCATAATGGCATAGAGAAGAGGGCTCGCCGAATGTAAATCAATGATTCGATCAATTTTAGCAATTGggattttatcttttgtttgccCCAGCTTTTCATTACTCATAATCTATAACAATGCTAGTGCAGTTGAATAAAGTACCAATGCCTGTTAAATGGAGAGTCACGCTGCTAAAAAGTTCATTTTTACGGCAGATGGTTGAATAAAAGAAGATACAAAGGAGGAAAGACCAAGGGGCTaaacttgattttatttagttCCATCTATTCcatatgatgatatatgataaaatttctaaggTATATCTACATCTAATGGGAAACAATTCTTTTGTCCTTGAGAGCTACTGTTATTGCAGATATGAGAAGTTGCATCTGTTCTGTGCACAGCTTGAGAATGTACAGATCAACTCCAAGTTGGACCCTCTAAGACCTGAAGAGTCATAGCTACTTACAGAACTTAAATGAAGAGGCgatttaaattaacaaatcaaacACCCTTTCCATGTACCAATAGCTACCATCCCCGAGTTTTGGTGACTCCTATCGCCTGCTGAAAGACGGGGACGATTTTTGTCGAAATAAACGCCGGCTTGTTGTTTGTCAGCACGCTGCAAACACTAAGCATTTACATATGAACATCAAGATATTGATGCTCGAATATTGTGTTTGTTTGAAGCTCACCATGTTCAGAAGTTTGTCTTAACATGCATGTAATGGGGATCTAATAGAATCTACCTGCTGCAGATAAGAAGTTCCATTTTCCCAATTTTCCTGTCCTAGAAAACCCAAAGAAGCTGTactaaattaaataaacaatGGGAGAGGTGGGCTGGGGTTTTTGGAGGAAAGTGGTGCATGCACGTGAACTCCCATTGTTTCTGAATACCTCCAAAGA
This genomic stretch from Eucalyptus grandis isolate ANBG69807.140 chromosome 3, ASM1654582v1, whole genome shotgun sequence harbors:
- the LOC104437985 gene encoding solute carrier family 25 member 44: MSLRATEEGSAPKIQIPADVDWHMLDKSRFFFLGAGLFSGVSAALYPVVVLKTRQQVSHAQVSCFKMSFSIMRHEGLRGFYRGFGTSLLGTIPARALYMAALEVTKSSVGSATVKLGLSDTSALAVANAAAGVSSAMAAQLVWTPVDVVSQRLMVQGQKNGFTSKGSLIGQGGFGSCRYKNGLDAFKKILCADGLRGLYRGFGISILTYAPSNAVWWASYSVANRLIRGGSVGKSGERSRKDCSSYGLSFGAESRSMPTVAVQGLSAAMASGVSAIITMPLDTIKTRLQVLDVEENGRRRALTTMQAVRSLVREGGFSACYRGLGPRWASMALSATTMITTYEFLKRLSAKNQECFGS